One genomic region from Syngnathus typhle isolate RoL2023-S1 ecotype Sweden linkage group LG17, RoL_Styp_1.0, whole genome shotgun sequence encodes:
- the prr36b gene encoding serine/arginine repetitive matrix protein 2 isoform X4, whose translation MKPDGVITATLEPMETLESDPVGDLSPGTGQEPSQGSGAGEEEPAQRPEEAVPPQLEKSKESPAAKTANKISADPKAKTTTKTMQKTKATTLTKTTSGSRPSTASSRLSNGLSKPQSNGVTKKTTPTLDKKSTATSAAPKKPTAAVPAPRSTVKVIERKTASPATNGAKSTVGTTAMKKTTSAAVNGVRTSTATAAKKPPAPKPASTTSAKPTTALKTDKPPISKTSRPTTASRPSTGSTRPPSTITTKSSAATSKPATPKTSNAASKSASSTPSAVKTPTSQTSRNITLAKKDVTKSSTPAAKRSADSPLSRPSATMKSTTPKLASKSDSITKKAPVSKVSDTKTPNRSKTQENKSAPSKDVSKTPASKTMAAKNTSAKKTVGSSTPTPVKRGPKVEEAAGSGKEIAAAVAAAAAIASAAMAIAGSDEPQVPAEVALVESHEDTAEQMAPQIASSFDVQGITSVLTPEASPEQVHELTSEIQQGTISEPIREPTPEPTREPSPELTPQPTQYVREPTPEFIREPTPEPVREPTPEFIREPTPEPVREPTPEFIQEPTPEPVREPTPEFIREPTPEPVREPTPEPLQQPTPEFIREPTPEPVREPTPEPQREQSPEPLREPTPEPQREQSPEPLREPTPEPQREQSPEPLRESSPESMTELTPEHVHDITPQPLREHTPEPEHDSSPEPLRETTPEVLRDLTPETFQEQNHESLHESKPELLREMTPEPKEELVHAGQMSPEVPDETFSQLTEEPYQGAGLTHEPAYDFQQPAPNDPFRFQQSASESVPSLGTTVMSPPCSPPVPVSPVREFHNPSAALLNMDIQPDPWNRNQTLEPCDIDPQPSHGMMNFPTEGYNDQDEEWETRRNEEEDEEENRMTCTDTFGMMAQPQCLGASTTEDFISGDMPSPREKEVAVEKADEEINEDDEDEDEEDEEQRRLGHQLSSMITDMSTSQPSEEFQVRPSAFGGSSGWHCDDLGMDSEDVSSCTSSRQQGISDLSSTQHTAILEGTQSSDALIDSSLRGSEGDGNFMGSPNVETLANEEDDDDDERVDEMDLSSERAEEHHKAFQQGERDEDDEDEDIEMHSDGVTESCDNAEEEDSNEEGHLDNLNRADPPATSWGQTNPFADTWAQPQPASRPSVSSPSPISDHAAGESESPMQSPAQTGFLASLSGQDSEQQQQQQSFYKMDTSVPEDTELALAAVGIPESPAQAAHSGSETSTPEELRDYDSSSGVESRSDKQHTPVPASLQPDLEQDLGIHLEKGDGEEEEAETLPADEVPGTGPPTAPASAPSSPTTSVDEASDTEGEMQINEPDAPTMMMGESAAFESPTPTSNLPALDEDGEAGEAPAGEEDEESCGRSPGIFSLENMEQLSEEAKDPSLIKELTLPSAAAATAQAEDLLGRPVDLMPLSFPEDKQPGLDEGHYMFGGEISAQHMEEMDPLEASHHLGPLESANTDDNQPSYYSTICDKTDYLEGNV comes from the exons ATGAAACCAGATGGGGTTATCACAGCAACACTGGAGCCAATGGAAACTTTAGAATCCGATCCAGTAGGTGACTTATCACCGGGTACAGGGCAGGAACCCAGCCAGGGATCCGGTGCAGGGGAGGAGGAACCGGCACAGCGGCCTGAAGAGGCGGTTCCACCCCAGCTAGAAAAGTCCAAGGAATCTCCAGCCGCTAAGACCGCAAACAAAATCTCGGCAGACCCCAAAGCCAAGACCACAACCAAGACCATGCAGAAAACAAAAGCCACCACCTTGACCAAGACCACATCTGGCTCACGACCCAGCACGGCCTCGAGCCGCCTATCAAATGGCTTGTCTAAGCCCCAGAGCAACGGTGTGACCAAAAAGACCACACCTACCTTGGATAAAAAGAGCACGGCAACCTCTGCAGCCCCAAAGAAACCAACAGCTGCCGTCCCGGCCCCGAGGAGCACGGTGAAagtaattgaaagaaaaacggCATCCCCTGCCACCAATGGCGCCAAGTCCACAGTAGGAACCACGGCAATGAAGAAGACAACATCCGCAGCGGTTAACGGTGTTAGAACCAGCACGGCAACTGCTGCCAAGAAACCTCCAG CTCCTAAACCTGCCTCGACAACTTCAGCAAAGCCCACCACTGCACTGAAGACAGATAAGCCCCCTATTTCCAAGACCAG CAGACCCACAACAGCGTCCCGTCCTAGCACAGGCTCAACTCGACCGCCCTCCACCATTACAACCAAGAGCTCTGCAGCTACTTCCAAACCTGCCACCCCTAAAACTTCCAACGCCGCATCCAAATCAGCCTCATCTACTCCCTCTGCTGTCAAAACTCCAACATCACAAACATCTAGAAACATCACCCTTGCAAAAAAAG ATGTTACCAAATCATCCACCCCTGCAGCCAAAAGGTCCGCAGACTCTCCACTCAGCCGACCTTCTGCAACGATGAAATCAACAACGCCCAAACTCGCTTCAAAATCCGACAGTATAACCAAAAAGGCACCCGTAAGCAAGGTTTCGGACACAAAGACACCAAATCGTTCCAAAACACAAGAGAATAAGTCAGCACCTTCCAAGGATGTCTCAAAGACCCCTGCCTCCAAAACAATGGCAGCCAAGAATACTAGCGCCAAGAAAACTGTGGGCAGCAGCACCCCGACACCTGTGAAGCGTGGCCCCAAAGTAGAAGAAGCTGCTGGAAGTGGAAAGGAAATTGCTGCTGCTGTAGCTGCTGCAGCAGCAATTGCTAGTGCAGCCATGGCCATTGCAGGGTCAGATGAGCCACAAGTACCCGCTGAAGTGGCCTTGGTGGAATCTCATGAAGATACCGCCGAACAAATGGCTCCTCAGATTGCATCATCCTTTGACGTACAAGGAATAACTTCAGTTCTAACTCCAGAGGCTTCACCGGAACAAGTACATGAACTAACATCAGAAATTCAACAAGGAACAATATCGGAACCTATACGAGAACCTACACCAGAACCTACACGAGAACCATCACCAGAGCTGACTCCACAACCAACACAATATGTCAGAGAACCTACACCAGAATTTATACGAGAGCCTACACCAGAACCTGTCAGAGAACCTACACCAGAATTTATACGAGAGCCTACACCAGAACCTGTCAGAGAACCTACACCAGAATTTATACAAGAGCCTACACCAGAACCTGTCAGAGAACCTACACCAGAATTTATACGAGAACCTACACCAGAGCCTGTCAGAGAACCAACACCAGAGCCTTTACAGCAACCGACACCAGAATTCATTCGAGAACCTACACCAGAGCCGGTCAGAGAACCAACACCAGAACCCCAACGAGAGCAATCACCAGAACCTCTCAGAGAACCAACACCAGAACCCCAACGAGAGCAATCACCAGAACCTCTCAGAGAACCAACACCAGAACCCCAACGAGAGCAATCACCAGAACCTCTCAGAGAATCGTCCCCCGAATCTATGACAGAACTTACACCAGAACATGTGCATGACATCACACCGCAGCCCCTGCGAGAGCACACACCAGAACCCGAGCATGATTCAAGTCCAGAACCCTTGCGAGAAACAACACCAGAAGTCCTACGGGATCTGACACCAGAAACATTCCAAGAACAAAACCATGAAAGCCTACATGAATCAAAGCCTGAGCTACTGCGAGAAATGACACCAGAGCCCAAAGAAGAACTGGTTCATGCAGGTCAAATGTCTCCCGAGGTTCCTGATGAAACATTCTCTCAGCTCACAGAGGAGCCATACCAAGGCGCTGGATTAACTCATGAACCAGCCTACGATTTTCAACAGCCAGCACCAAATGACCCTTTCAGATTCCAACAGTCCGCAAGTGAATCGGTTCCTTCCCTCGGAACTACCGTCATGTCTCCTCCCTGTTCCCCACCAGTCCCGGTTTCTCCTGTCAGAGAATTCCACAATCCCTCTGCTGCTCTGCTGAACATGGATATCCAACCAGATCCTTGGAACAGGAACCAGACGTTGGAGCCGTGTGATATTGATCCCCAGCCGTCTCACGGTATGATGAACTTCCCGACCGAGGGCTATAATGACCAGGATGAAGAATGGGAGACGAGGAGAAAtgaagaggaagatgaggaagagAATCGGATGACTTGCACAGACACGTTTGGTATGATGGCACAGCCTCAATGTTTGGGCGCCTCAACCACGGAGGATTTCATTTCGGGGGACATGCCGTCGCCTCGTGAAAAAGAAGTAGCAGTggaaaaggcagatgaagaaataaatgaagatgatgaggatgaggatgaagaagatgaggaaCAGAGGAGATTAGGCCACCAGCTCTCCTCCATGATCACTGATATGAGCACATCGCAGCCCTCTGAGGAGTTCCAAGTCAGACCTTCAGCTTTTGGTGGTTCTAGCGGCTGGCACTGTGACGACTTGGGAATGGACTCGGAAGACGTTAGCAGCTGCACCAGCAGCCGACAACAGGGCATTTCGGACCTCAGCAGCACCCAGCACACCGCCATCTTGGAAGGTACTCAAAGTTCAGACGCCCTGATTGACTCAAGCCTCCGTGGCTCCGAAGGCGACGGTAACTTCATGGGCTCTCCCAACGTGGAAACCCTCGCCAATGAAGAagatgacgacgatgacgaaCGTGTGGATGAAATGGATTTAAGTTCGGAGAGAGCAGAGGAACATCATAAAGCGTTCCAGCAGGGAGAACGAGATGAGGACGACGAGGATGAAGATATCGAAATGCACAGTGACGGAGTAACAGAAAGTTGTGACAATGCAGAAGAAGAGGACTCCAACGAGGAGGGACATTTAGACAACCTCAATCGCGCAGATCCTCCCGCTACTTCTTGGGGTCAGACCAACCCTTTTGCAGATACCTGGGCTCAGCCTCAGCCGGCCTCGCGCCCGTCTGTCTCCTCCCCTAGCCCGATCTCAGATCACGCTGCAGGAGAGTCCGAAAGCCCGATGCAGTCCCCTGCCCAAACCGGTTTCTTGGCTTCTCTCTCAGGACAAGActctgagcagcagcagcagcagcagtcatTCTATAAAATGGACACCTCCGTTCCTGAAGATACTGAGCTTGCTCTGGCAGCTGTAGGCATACCCGAGTCTCCAGCACAGGCCGCCCACAGCGGCAGCGAGACGAGCACACCAGAAGAACTACGTGACTACGACAGCAGCTCAGGCGTGGAATCCCGCTCTGATAAACAACACACTCCGGTTCCTGCTTCACTCCAGCCTGACTTAGAGCAAGATCTGGGTATTCACCTGGAGAAAGGCGacggagaagaggaagaggctgaGACGCTGCCGGCCGATGAGGTCCCCGGAACAGGACCCCCAACTGCTCCGGCATCTGCCCCGTCTTCTCCTACAACCTCTGTAGATGAAGCCAGCGACACAGAGGGCGAGATGCAGATCAATGAACCTGATGCACCGACGATGATGATGGGTGAAAGCGCTGCGTTCGAAAGTCCTACTCCGACAAGCAATTTGCCTGCCCTGGATGAAGATGGCGAGGCAGGAGAAGCACCGGCAGGTGAAGAGGATGAAG AGAGCTGCGGAAGGAGCCCAGGCATCTTCTCCCTAGAAAATATGGAGCAGTTGTCCGAGGAGGCCAAGGACCCGTCGCTCATCAAGGAGCTCACCTTACCATCTGCCGCCGCTGCTACCGCTCAGGCCGAGGATCTCCTGGGCCGACCTGTGGACTTGATGCCGTTGAGTTTTCCGGAAGATAAACAACCCGGTCTAGATGAGGGCCACTACATGTTTGGAGGTGAGATTAGCGCACAGCACATGGAAGAGATGGATCCATTGGAGGCAAGTCACCACCTCGGGCCTCTGGAATCTGCAAATACAGATGACAACCAACCGTCCTACTACTCCACCATATGTGATAAGACTGATTATCTTGAAGGTAATGTATAA
- the prr36b gene encoding serine/arginine repetitive matrix protein 2 isoform X3, protein MKPDGVITATLEPMETLESDPVGDLSPGTGQEPSQGSGAGEEEPAQRPEEAVPPQLEKSKESPAAKTANKISADPKAKTTTKTMQKTKATTLTKTTSGSRPSTASSRLSNGLSKPQSNGVTKKTTPTLDKKSTATSAAPKKPTAAVPAPRSTVKVIERKTASPATNGAKSTVGTTAMKKTTSAAVNGVRTSTATAAKKPPAPKPASTTSAKPTTALKTDKPPISKTSRPTTASRPSTGSTRPPSTITTKSSAATSKPATPKTSNAASKSASSTPSAVKTPTSQTSRNITLAKKDVTKSSTPAAKRSADSPLSRPSATMKSTTPKLASKSDSITKKAPVSKVSDTKTPNRSKTQENKSAPSKDVSKTPASKTMAAKNTSAKKTVGSSTPTPVKRGPKVEEAAGSGKEIAAAVAAAAAIASAAMAIAGSDEPQVPAEVALVESHEDTAEQMAPQIASSFDVQGITSVLTPEASPEQVHELTSEIQQGTISEPIREPTPEPTREPSPELTPQPTQYVREPTPEFIREPTPEPVREPTPEFIREPTPEPVREPTPEFIQEPTPEPVREPTPEFIREPTPEPVREPTPEPLQQPTPEFIREPTPEPVREPTPEPQREQSPEPLREPTPEPQREQSPEPLRESSPESMTELTPEHVHDITPQPLREHTPEPEHDSSPEPLRETTPEVLRDLTPETFQEQNHESLHESKPELLREMTPEPKEELVHAGQMSPEVPDETFSQLTEEPYQGAGLTHEPAYDFQQPAPNDPFRFQQSASESVPSLGTTVMSPPCSPPVPVSPVREFHNPSAALLNMDIQPDPWNRNQTLEPCDIDPQPSHGMMNFPTEGYNDQDEEWETRRNEEEDEEENRMTCTDTFGMMAQPQCLGASTTEDFISGDMPSPREKEVAVEKADEEINEDDEDEDEEDEEQRRLGHQLSSMITDMSTSQPSEEFQVRPSAFGGSSGWHCDDLGMDSEDVSSCTSSRQQGISDLSSTQHTAILEGTQSSDALIDSSLRGSEGDGNFMGSPNVETLANEEDDDDDERVDEMDLSSERAEEHHKAFQQGERDEDDEDEDIEMHSDGVTESCDNAEEEDSNEEGHLDNLNRADPPATSWGQTNPFADTWAQPQPASRPSVSSPSPISDHAAGESESPMQSPAQTGFLASLSGQDSEQQQQQQSFYKMDTSVPEDTELALAAVGIPESPAQAAHSGSETSTPEELRDYDSSSGVESRSDKQHTPVPASLQPDLEQDLGIHLEKGDGEEEEAETLPADEVPGTGPPTAPASAPSSPTTSVDEASDTEGEMQINEPDAPTMMMGESAAFESPTPTSNLPALDEDGEAGEAPAGEEDEGETTPQSANSVASYGFDCTTSNSNAHSVAESCGRSPGIFSLENMEQLSEEAKDPSLIKELTLPSAAAATAQAEDLLGRPVDLMPLSFPEDKQPGLDEGHYMFGGEISAQHMEEMDPLEASHHLGPLESANTDDNQPSYYSTICDKTDYLEGNV, encoded by the exons ATGAAACCAGATGGGGTTATCACAGCAACACTGGAGCCAATGGAAACTTTAGAATCCGATCCAGTAGGTGACTTATCACCGGGTACAGGGCAGGAACCCAGCCAGGGATCCGGTGCAGGGGAGGAGGAACCGGCACAGCGGCCTGAAGAGGCGGTTCCACCCCAGCTAGAAAAGTCCAAGGAATCTCCAGCCGCTAAGACCGCAAACAAAATCTCGGCAGACCCCAAAGCCAAGACCACAACCAAGACCATGCAGAAAACAAAAGCCACCACCTTGACCAAGACCACATCTGGCTCACGACCCAGCACGGCCTCGAGCCGCCTATCAAATGGCTTGTCTAAGCCCCAGAGCAACGGTGTGACCAAAAAGACCACACCTACCTTGGATAAAAAGAGCACGGCAACCTCTGCAGCCCCAAAGAAACCAACAGCTGCCGTCCCGGCCCCGAGGAGCACGGTGAAagtaattgaaagaaaaacggCATCCCCTGCCACCAATGGCGCCAAGTCCACAGTAGGAACCACGGCAATGAAGAAGACAACATCCGCAGCGGTTAACGGTGTTAGAACCAGCACGGCAACTGCTGCCAAGAAACCTCCAG CTCCTAAACCTGCCTCGACAACTTCAGCAAAGCCCACCACTGCACTGAAGACAGATAAGCCCCCTATTTCCAAGACCAG CAGACCCACAACAGCGTCCCGTCCTAGCACAGGCTCAACTCGACCGCCCTCCACCATTACAACCAAGAGCTCTGCAGCTACTTCCAAACCTGCCACCCCTAAAACTTCCAACGCCGCATCCAAATCAGCCTCATCTACTCCCTCTGCTGTCAAAACTCCAACATCACAAACATCTAGAAACATCACCCTTGCAAAAAAAG ATGTTACCAAATCATCCACCCCTGCAGCCAAAAGGTCCGCAGACTCTCCACTCAGCCGACCTTCTGCAACGATGAAATCAACAACGCCCAAACTCGCTTCAAAATCCGACAGTATAACCAAAAAGGCACCCGTAAGCAAGGTTTCGGACACAAAGACACCAAATCGTTCCAAAACACAAGAGAATAAGTCAGCACCTTCCAAGGATGTCTCAAAGACCCCTGCCTCCAAAACAATGGCAGCCAAGAATACTAGCGCCAAGAAAACTGTGGGCAGCAGCACCCCGACACCTGTGAAGCGTGGCCCCAAAGTAGAAGAAGCTGCTGGAAGTGGAAAGGAAATTGCTGCTGCTGTAGCTGCTGCAGCAGCAATTGCTAGTGCAGCCATGGCCATTGCAGGGTCAGATGAGCCACAAGTACCCGCTGAAGTGGCCTTGGTGGAATCTCATGAAGATACCGCCGAACAAATGGCTCCTCAGATTGCATCATCCTTTGACGTACAAGGAATAACTTCAGTTCTAACTCCAGAGGCTTCACCGGAACAAGTACATGAACTAACATCAGAAATTCAACAAGGAACAATATCGGAACCTATACGAGAACCTACACCAGAACCTACACGAGAACCATCACCAGAGCTGACTCCACAACCAACACAATATGTCAGAGAACCTACACCAGAATTTATACGAGAGCCTACACCAGAACCTGTCAGAGAACCTACACCAGAATTTATACGAGAGCCTACACCAGAACCTGTCAGAGAACCTACACCAGAATTTATACAAGAGCCTACACCAGAACCTGTCAGAGAACCTACACCAGAATTTATACGAGAACCTACACCAGAGCCTGTCAGAGAACCAACACCAGAGCCTTTACAGCAACCGACACCAGAATTCATTCGAGAACCTACACCAGAGCCGGTCAGAGAACCAACACCAGAACCCCAACGAGAGCAATCACCAGAAC CTCTCAGAGAACCAACACCAGAACCCCAACGAGAGCAATCACCAGAACCTCTCAGAGAATCGTCCCCCGAATCTATGACAGAACTTACACCAGAACATGTGCATGACATCACACCGCAGCCCCTGCGAGAGCACACACCAGAACCCGAGCATGATTCAAGTCCAGAACCCTTGCGAGAAACAACACCAGAAGTCCTACGGGATCTGACACCAGAAACATTCCAAGAACAAAACCATGAAAGCCTACATGAATCAAAGCCTGAGCTACTGCGAGAAATGACACCAGAGCCCAAAGAAGAACTGGTTCATGCAGGTCAAATGTCTCCCGAGGTTCCTGATGAAACATTCTCTCAGCTCACAGAGGAGCCATACCAAGGCGCTGGATTAACTCATGAACCAGCCTACGATTTTCAACAGCCAGCACCAAATGACCCTTTCAGATTCCAACAGTCCGCAAGTGAATCGGTTCCTTCCCTCGGAACTACCGTCATGTCTCCTCCCTGTTCCCCACCAGTCCCGGTTTCTCCTGTCAGAGAATTCCACAATCCCTCTGCTGCTCTGCTGAACATGGATATCCAACCAGATCCTTGGAACAGGAACCAGACGTTGGAGCCGTGTGATATTGATCCCCAGCCGTCTCACGGTATGATGAACTTCCCGACCGAGGGCTATAATGACCAGGATGAAGAATGGGAGACGAGGAGAAAtgaagaggaagatgaggaagagAATCGGATGACTTGCACAGACACGTTTGGTATGATGGCACAGCCTCAATGTTTGGGCGCCTCAACCACGGAGGATTTCATTTCGGGGGACATGCCGTCGCCTCGTGAAAAAGAAGTAGCAGTggaaaaggcagatgaagaaataaatgaagatgatgaggatgaggatgaagaagatgaggaaCAGAGGAGATTAGGCCACCAGCTCTCCTCCATGATCACTGATATGAGCACATCGCAGCCCTCTGAGGAGTTCCAAGTCAGACCTTCAGCTTTTGGTGGTTCTAGCGGCTGGCACTGTGACGACTTGGGAATGGACTCGGAAGACGTTAGCAGCTGCACCAGCAGCCGACAACAGGGCATTTCGGACCTCAGCAGCACCCAGCACACCGCCATCTTGGAAGGTACTCAAAGTTCAGACGCCCTGATTGACTCAAGCCTCCGTGGCTCCGAAGGCGACGGTAACTTCATGGGCTCTCCCAACGTGGAAACCCTCGCCAATGAAGAagatgacgacgatgacgaaCGTGTGGATGAAATGGATTTAAGTTCGGAGAGAGCAGAGGAACATCATAAAGCGTTCCAGCAGGGAGAACGAGATGAGGACGACGAGGATGAAGATATCGAAATGCACAGTGACGGAGTAACAGAAAGTTGTGACAATGCAGAAGAAGAGGACTCCAACGAGGAGGGACATTTAGACAACCTCAATCGCGCAGATCCTCCCGCTACTTCTTGGGGTCAGACCAACCCTTTTGCAGATACCTGGGCTCAGCCTCAGCCGGCCTCGCGCCCGTCTGTCTCCTCCCCTAGCCCGATCTCAGATCACGCTGCAGGAGAGTCCGAAAGCCCGATGCAGTCCCCTGCCCAAACCGGTTTCTTGGCTTCTCTCTCAGGACAAGActctgagcagcagcagcagcagcagtcatTCTATAAAATGGACACCTCCGTTCCTGAAGATACTGAGCTTGCTCTGGCAGCTGTAGGCATACCCGAGTCTCCAGCACAGGCCGCCCACAGCGGCAGCGAGACGAGCACACCAGAAGAACTACGTGACTACGACAGCAGCTCAGGCGTGGAATCCCGCTCTGATAAACAACACACTCCGGTTCCTGCTTCACTCCAGCCTGACTTAGAGCAAGATCTGGGTATTCACCTGGAGAAAGGCGacggagaagaggaagaggctgaGACGCTGCCGGCCGATGAGGTCCCCGGAACAGGACCCCCAACTGCTCCGGCATCTGCCCCGTCTTCTCCTACAACCTCTGTAGATGAAGCCAGCGACACAGAGGGCGAGATGCAGATCAATGAACCTGATGCACCGACGATGATGATGGGTGAAAGCGCTGCGTTCGAAAGTCCTACTCCGACAAGCAATTTGCCTGCCCTGGATGAAGATGGCGAGGCAGGAGAAGCACCGGCAGGTGAAGAGGATGAAGGTGAGACCACTCCTCAGTCTGCAAATTCTGTGGCCTCATACGGCTTTGACTGCACCACGTCCAACTCTAACGCCCACTCCGTGGCAGAGAGCTGCGGAAGGAGCCCAGGCATCTTCTCCCTAGAAAATATGGAGCAGTTGTCCGAGGAGGCCAAGGACCCGTCGCTCATCAAGGAGCTCACCTTACCATCTGCCGCCGCTGCTACCGCTCAGGCCGAGGATCTCCTGGGCCGACCTGTGGACTTGATGCCGTTGAGTTTTCCGGAAGATAAACAACCCGGTCTAGATGAGGGCCACTACATGTTTGGAGGTGAGATTAGCGCACAGCACATGGAAGAGATGGATCCATTGGAGGCAAGTCACCACCTCGGGCCTCTGGAATCTGCAAATACAGATGACAACCAACCGTCCTACTACTCCACCATATGTGATAAGACTGATTATCTTGAAGGTAATGTATAA